In Apteryx mantelli isolate bAptMan1 chromosome 33, bAptMan1.hap1, whole genome shotgun sequence, the DNA window TCACCCGAACACCAAGAGATAAAGCCCAAATGAGGATCTTCCTTAGAGACAAAGGAACCCTTGCTAAAAGCCCCACATGCAAGTGTGTTGCACACCAGCCGGAGTGGTCCCTGCCCCCTCGCCAGTgtgcccagccctcatccattCTCCAGCCTTACCCCGGCAGAACATGCTTTGCTTTCTAGCCAGCACATAACACAGCTCTGACATCCCATCTCCTTCCTCAGGCTTTGCCTCTTTCTCCGCCGGAAGCGCTGCACATAGTGGTGGGCATGCCGGGCCTCAGTATTTGTTGATGCCAAAGACACGCACTCCGTGGAACTGGGGCAGCTTGGGCAGAAGGACGCTGAGAAGGGAGGCTGTGTTGATGACGAAGTGTGCAGGGTCGTATTTGGTGTAAAAGCTGGTGAGGAGATAACTGCGGGGGAGAGAGACCCAAGATCAGTTCTGTACAGTTctactttcttctctccttccctcccactgCCCACAGTGTGGTCACAAGTCAGGGATTGCAGGTGCCATTCCAACTATGGAAGCACTTTCCAGCACCCCAGACCCAGGTGCTGGCAGATGCCTAGCGCTCTTGTTGCACAGCCTAGAAACTCTCTTGAGACCTCCTTGCTCATCTCCATCTTGTTTAGCGCAGCCTGCTCGGCTCGATCGCGCGCGGGAGCAGCACTCACAGCACTATGGGGGAGATGCTGAGGAACTTGCGGGACGAGGTGCACTGCATCCCGTAGTCGATCTGCTCCCAGTGCGTGAGGAGGCGATCCTTGCCCTGGTCCGGCGTTTCGAATGGGGTCCCTTTCACCGTGTGCAGCAGCAAGTACATGACCTGCAGGAGACACAAAGCAACTCTGGGCCAGGCTGTTCTGGTGCGCGATGCTGTCGGGGCACAGCAGAACGGGACGACAGGACAGAGCCCTGCAGCTGCTGGACGCAGGGCGGGAGGGAAGGGACCTGACAGCTCTGGGCAGGCACGGACCAGCAGTGGGGACCAGAAAGGTACTTTCTGCACTGCCACAGCCATTTCCCACACCAACGACCTTTCATCAGCTACAACTTCCCCGTGGCAACCTCAGCGAGGAGGAATCAGGCCTAAGAGCGTTTCATTCAGGGGCTTGCTTGTACCCTGGGGACAGAGAACGGTACCCAGCACAGCACGTGGCACTGCGAACAGTGAACTTTAGCCTGTGTGCCATAGTCCTGAGAGAAAAGCGGGCCAGACTTTGACTAACCAGGTTGTGAATAACATTGGTGAGAGTCCAGACCACAGGAATGCTGAAGAACGGGATGCTGAGGAGAACAATATGGAGGACTCCCACGGAGATCATGTATGCCAGCCAGATCCCCCGGCTGTTCATCACCCGCGTGTTAGGATTCACCTCGCTGTGCGCCACGCCAACATTCATCCTAGAGAGTAAAGGCAGAGGCTTTCAAAGGTCTCTTCGGGGAGAAATAGTTCTTAAATCTCAGTAATTCTAAACCTGCAGACAGGGCCCTTGGCATGACCCCAGTTCAACGGTCATCCTGCAACATCTCTCACCCAAGCTTCCTCAAGCACTTCAAATTCCTTAATGCACCTCTAATACCAGTTCCCTAATCAGTGACTCTATCTCACCCTTAACAATGGGAACacaaaggcaaagagaaagggaaggagttcACATCCCAGCTCCcacccctcctcctgcccccagacgCCGGATCTTGCTCGACAGAAActctgggaaggaaggaagaaccaGCCCCTAGCGGAGCTcgtcccctccccttccctcatcCCGTCCTGCTCCCCCCGTCTCACCTGGCTGGCAGGTGCAGCCCCCGGCAGCCTGGCTCCGCGGTGCCTCTGCACGTGGGGGGCGGAAAATGAGCACAACTCCCTCCCCTCGAGGGACATACTGCCCTCCCCCTATGGCCACAGACCCCTGCCCCCTTGCACCCCCGGCCCTCCCTTATAGCCACATACCCCTGCCCCCTCGCACCCCCATCTCTCCCCCATAGCCACATACCcctgccccattgcacccccaTCTCTCCCCCATAGCCACATACCCCTGCCCCCTcgcacccccagccctcccctatAGCCACATACCCCTGCCCCCTCacacccccagccctcccctatAGCCACATACCCCTGCCCCCTCGCACCCCCATCTCTCCCCTATAGCCACATACCCCTGCCCCCTCACACCCCCTCCCCttgccctccctctctcccttcgtACCCTCCCCGCGGCCCTTGTCCCCGTCCGGCCCACCCAGCGCCTCTGCAGGCCTCAGCAGCCGTTGCCAGGACCCTGCCCGCCCTCGGGCTCGTCTCCAGGAAatcccccgcgcccggcccgctgCGCCCATTGGCTACTCTGCAGGCACTCTCGCACTTCTATTGGTTTCTTAATCTGTCGCTCAGAGGTGTCCCGCCCCTCGCGCACTGGGAGGCCAATACCGGATGCAAGGCGCCGGTGAGGGGCGGCCAATCGCCAGGCGCGGTATTGGGAGGTGGTGGCAAACCGCCGGCCTAGGAAGCGCGGCCGCCATTGGGCGGTAGGCTTGCTGGCGTGGGCGGGGCCGCGAGCCGAACTGCGGGGGCGACAAGATGGCGGCGGAGACTGTGGAGCTCCATAAGCTGAAGGTAccggtccgcgccgccgccgcccggccgtcCCCGGCCCCCGCCTCGGGCCCCTGCGGCGGGGGCCTCGCCTCCCGCCCGGGGAGGGGCCCCACGCCGCCCCAGTCCCGCGCCGCCCTGGCTTGTCCCAGCCGAGGGGGCCCGGGCCTGCcgcccccgggggccgcggcctgCTGAGGGGCCacccccgccggggctgggctccccggtacCGGGGCTCGGCCCCTTCCCAGGCCCTGCGGGCGGCTTGGGCCGCGCAGGCACATGGGAGGCCCCCGCCAGCCTGCCCCGGCCcgggaggggtctgggggggacCCGCGGCCTCGTGTCGGACGGAGATACTCGCCTCGCCTGGGCGCGGGGGGCTCCCGGGTTCCTCTCGGAGCTGTGGGGCGTCTTGGGGTTGCGCCCCGCTCTCCTGCGGGGCATCGCAGGCAGTTTCGGCTTGTGACCAGCCCTTTCTCGGGGCCACCTGGTGTTATCCCCGCCGCCCGGTGTTGGAAGCGTCGTGAATAATATATGTATGCGTGAAAATATTACCTTCAGCAGAAGAGCTTGATGGCAAAGTAGTTATGTTTGTACAGTGGCGGGTCTATCATGTGACAGTCTCTAAAGAATAATCCTGCTTTGGGTTTGAGGAAATAACTAGATTATCTAGGGTAGCACCTGGGAATAGAGAAATGTGGCTGATGTTTAACATGGGGAGGGAGTCTTAATGGCTCCTGAAAATATAACTGTTAACTGATAACTGATTGTCTTGGTTCGTTTGTCTGcctctcttttattcttttttttttcttcttctttttgagtCGTTTGCTTATGAGTGTGCTCTGTATATTCTGCGTATGTGAGTGAATTGTGCATGCTAATTGGAATCTTCTGTTTTGTAGTTGGCTGAGTTGAAACAAGAATGCCTGGCCCGTGGCCTGGAAGCGAAAGGGAATAAGCAAGATCTGATCAACAGGCTCCAGGCATACCTCGAGGAGCATGGTAGGTAGAGTGTGGTGCTTGTGGCTGGTGTCTCAATTCCAGAGCCCTTCTGGCAAGGCTGATTGGGAGTGGGGACCAGCTTGGCTTTTTTTGGCTTAATATTTCTCATTAGTGGGTTCCTTTCCGAAGCTATTATG includes these proteins:
- the ORMDL2 gene encoding ORM1-like protein 2 — protein: MNVGVAHSEVNPNTRVMNSRGIWLAYMISVGVLHIVLLSIPFFSIPVVWTLTNVIHNLVMYLLLHTVKGTPFETPDQGKDRLLTHWEQIDYGMQCTSSRKFLSISPIVLYLLTSFYTKYDPAHFVINTASLLSVLLPKLPQFHGVRVFGINKY